Proteins co-encoded in one Pseudoliparis swirei isolate HS2019 ecotype Mariana Trench chromosome 7, NWPU_hadal_v1, whole genome shotgun sequence genomic window:
- the mrpl41 gene encoding 39S ribosomal protein L41, mitochondrial has translation MGVLSTLLRGLVRGADRMAEFTSKKGARTHNKGRGSRPTGLRLSSRKFISIRSMIPEFVVPDLEGFKLKAYVSYRCPRGTEPPLTARSVFADVVAPQIKKDFQEGVFNKEQLEKYGFESQQEGKLFKLYPKNYVR, from the coding sequence ATGGGGGTGCTGTCCACGCTGCTGAGGGGTCTGGTGCGAGGCGCAGACCGGATGGCTGAGTTCACCAGCAAGAAGGGCGCCCGGACCCACAACAAGGGCCGGGGCTCCAGGCCCACCGGGCTGAGGCTCTCCAGCAGGAAGTTCATCAGCATCCGGAGCATGATCCCGGAGTTCGTGGTGCCCGACCTGGAGGGATTCAAGCTGAAAGCCTACGTCTCGTACCGCTGCCCCCGGGGAACCGAGCCGCCGCTCACGGCCCGGAGCGTGTTCGCCGACGTGGTCGCCCCTCAGATCAAGAAAGACTTTCAGGAGGGCGTCTTCAACAAAGAACAGCTGGAGAAATATGGGTTTGAGAGCCAACAGGAGGGGAAGCTCTTCAAGCTGTACCCCAAGAACTATGTgcgctaa